DNA from Paratractidigestivibacter faecalis:
GAGTCCTCGTCGTCGAAGAGGGACCAGTCGTTGTCGGTCTTCTCGTGCTCGAAGTAGGTCTGCTTGGTCTTGCGCTCCATGACGACGGCGATGACCAGGCAGAGCAGGATGCCTCCGATGACCAGGAAGATGACCCCCGTCTTGTTGGTGAAGAGCCACGTGAAGAAGTCGGAGATAGCCTGCATGAACAGCCTCCCT
Protein-coding regions in this window:
- a CDS encoding DUF6724 family protein translates to MQAISDFFTWLFTNKTGVIFLVIGGILLCLVIAVVMERKTKQTYFEHEKTDNDWSLFDDEDSDK